The Marinobacter halotolerans genome includes a window with the following:
- the mobA gene encoding molybdenum cofactor guanylyltransferase MobA: protein MTECAVILAGGQANRMGGGDKGRLMLGDQSLIERVIERITPQVHSVVLNANGDLSRFADLGLPVVADSISDFPGPLAGVLAGMDWAAEQGHEWLISVAADTPCFPLDLARRLAEGDTPVVLAATPDPDRGRLPQPTFGRWNVALRHDLRAALKDGVRKIRQWTQAQGESLVVFGQDDFFNINTPEDLAWAEQNLK, encoded by the coding sequence GTGACTGAATGCGCCGTGATTCTGGCCGGTGGCCAGGCCAACCGTATGGGTGGTGGTGATAAAGGAAGGCTGATGCTCGGAGATCAGTCACTGATTGAGCGTGTCATCGAGCGAATCACACCACAAGTCCATTCCGTCGTATTAAACGCGAACGGAGACCTTAGCCGCTTTGCGGATCTGGGCCTGCCCGTGGTGGCCGATTCCATCAGCGATTTTCCGGGCCCATTGGCCGGTGTGCTGGCAGGCATGGACTGGGCCGCCGAACAGGGCCACGAGTGGCTGATCAGCGTCGCTGCCGACACCCCCTGCTTTCCCCTGGATCTGGCCAGACGCCTGGCCGAGGGCGACACGCCGGTGGTGCTGGCCGCCACACCTGACCCGGACCGTGGCCGGCTGCCCCAGCCGACCTTCGGTCGGTGGAATGTGGCATTACGGCATGATCTGAGGGCCGCTCTCAAGGACGGCGTGCGAAAAATACGACAATGGACACAGGCCCAGGGGGAATCCCTGGTCGTATTTGGTCAGGACGACTTTTTCAACATCAATACCCCGGAAGACCTGGCCTGGGCGGAGCAGAACCTGAAGTGA
- a CDS encoding VOC family protein, which produces MTRAIIPPFHLAFPVHDLNEARKFYGELLNCPEGRSSDQWIDFDFYGHQIVAHLAPDSADEGAENAVDGHAVPVRHFGVVLDMDEWHALAERLKAAGMDFIIEPYIRFKGEPGEQATMFFRDPSGNAVEMKAFADMSALFAK; this is translated from the coding sequence ATGACCAGAGCAATAATTCCTCCCTTTCACCTTGCTTTTCCGGTTCATGATTTGAACGAAGCCCGCAAATTCTACGGCGAGTTGCTGAACTGTCCGGAAGGCAGAAGCTCAGACCAGTGGATCGACTTCGACTTTTACGGCCACCAGATCGTTGCACACCTGGCGCCGGATAGTGCGGATGAAGGCGCTGAAAATGCCGTCGACGGGCACGCCGTGCCTGTGCGTCATTTTGGCGTGGTTCTGGATATGGACGAGTGGCACGCGCTGGCCGAGCGCCTCAAGGCTGCGGGTATGGATTTCATCATCGAACCCTACATTCGCTTCAAGGGTGAACCGGGCGAGCAGGCCACGATGTTTTTCCGCGATCCCAGTGGTAATGCGGTGGAAATGAAAGCGTTTGCGGATATGTCAGCCCTGTTTGCGAAATGA
- a CDS encoding OmpA family protein translates to MGKSKIAVAVSMGSVLMLSSGCANFSQTMKENAGKIGGVVLGAGAGYLACDGDPACVAAGLVGGLVLGDLYDKRQEQLRKLAKEKNIALETRTVKTFNSDEENGLELAINEGGMFELGSAELKTRSRLDLMSVATVYREQTQKILVIGHTDATGSDAYNQTLSEKRARSVAKLFKEVGVPADQIYFQGAGESQPVATNDTLEGRSTNRRVEIVEIDSEESLSAYNLQRQNDSKYLAHSNRTTEEKAEIRKRVKSAPEPKPVEKPEVAEKVPEPKPTPSSMAMLDFGGVPASSDFSQIKQAAGPASEDNGISFSLFSEAVANEPADLSPCYMEAPRVTGDIQNLASGKKLKASDLEMADYWPGLNGSVWYDGNVNGHGIGYVDLVVGRDTGIPKGRPTVKIYENVKSENTPDFVDQPHIETYPGEKGLLLRTYFDENHPVECMDVVMANGPSRSAKAGVLYYASGETIYEKNINLTRIR, encoded by the coding sequence ATGGGGAAATCAAAAATCGCAGTCGCCGTGTCGATGGGGTCGGTCCTCATGTTGTCGTCTGGCTGCGCAAATTTTTCACAAACCATGAAAGAAAATGCCGGGAAGATAGGTGGCGTTGTTCTCGGTGCCGGCGCGGGCTACCTTGCTTGCGACGGCGATCCAGCTTGTGTCGCAGCTGGTCTGGTTGGCGGCCTGGTCCTCGGCGATCTTTATGATAAGCGCCAAGAGCAGCTTCGAAAGCTGGCGAAAGAGAAGAACATCGCTCTCGAAACCAGAACAGTGAAGACCTTTAACTCCGACGAGGAAAACGGTCTGGAGCTGGCCATCAACGAAGGCGGTATGTTTGAACTGGGATCAGCTGAATTGAAAACCCGATCCCGGCTGGATCTGATGTCTGTCGCCACTGTATATCGGGAACAGACTCAGAAGATTCTCGTGATTGGCCATACCGACGCCACGGGGTCTGACGCGTATAACCAAACCCTGTCAGAAAAACGTGCCAGAAGCGTGGCCAAGCTGTTCAAAGAAGTTGGTGTGCCTGCCGATCAGATCTATTTTCAGGGTGCCGGGGAATCGCAACCCGTAGCCACGAATGACACGCTTGAAGGTCGTTCCACAAATCGCCGAGTGGAGATCGTTGAAATCGACAGTGAGGAATCGCTGTCGGCATACAACCTTCAGCGCCAGAACGATAGCAAGTACCTCGCCCACTCTAACCGGACCACTGAGGAAAAGGCTGAGATCCGTAAGCGCGTAAAGTCTGCACCTGAACCAAAGCCAGTTGAAAAGCCAGAAGTTGCTGAAAAAGTTCCAGAGCCCAAGCCCACGCCCTCATCCATGGCGATGTTGGACTTTGGCGGAGTGCCTGCGTCGTCTGATTTCAGCCAGATCAAGCAAGCGGCAGGGCCTGCCTCAGAGGATAACGGCATCAGCTTTTCTTTGTTCTCAGAGGCCGTGGCCAATGAACCTGCTGACTTATCCCCCTGCTACATGGAAGCCCCTCGCGTCACAGGTGACATTCAGAACCTGGCATCGGGTAAAAAGCTCAAAGCCAGTGATCTTGAAATGGCTGATTACTGGCCTGGCCTGAACGGTAGTGTCTGGTACGACGGTAACGTGAACGGCCATGGCATTGGTTATGTCGACCTTGTTGTAGGCAGAGACACGGGCATTCCGAAAGGCCGGCCTACGGTGAAGATCTACGAAAACGTGAAATCGGAGAACACCCCTGATTTTGTCGATCAGCCTCACATCGAGACCTACCCCGGCGAGAAGGGTCTGCTTCTGCGCACCTATTTCGATGAAAACCACCCAGTTGAGTGCATGGATGTGGTCATGGCAAATGGCCCCAGTCGGTCAGCCAAAGCAGGCGTTCTTTACTACGCCAGCGGAGAGACCATCTATGAAAAAAACATCAACCTGACTCGAATTCGATAA
- a CDS encoding molybdopterin-binding protein, with the protein MKELRNDCFALPPGVNWTPVEEALERLRSRLHPVVGVEQAVPLAQANGRILASDVTAPRAHPPSNNSAVDGYAFAGPVDQVPCTLALVDGRSAAGEPYLGQVPAGHAIRILTGAVIPAGTDTVVLEEDCEVKDNQLHLNGTLKAGANARKAGEDIQTQDLILTAATRLTPTQISVLASVGIESVNVYQRLRVGVLSTGDEVKPVGAAVTDWQIYDANRPMLSALVTQLGYELVDLGHVLDNAEDVRGALERGAEQCDLILTSGGVSAGDEDHVSKTLKAHGDISNWRIAIKPGRPLALAMFHGTPVVGLPGNPVAAWVCALRFAAPAMALLAGGEWFEPQGYVIPANFSKNKKPGRSEMLRARVHNGQVEVFGSEGSGRVTGLAWSEGLVELDESAQQIEPGTPVRFIPYGSFGL; encoded by the coding sequence ATGAAAGAACTTCGCAACGACTGTTTTGCCCTGCCCCCCGGAGTGAACTGGACGCCAGTGGAAGAGGCCCTTGAGCGGCTGCGTTCACGACTGCATCCGGTGGTAGGCGTAGAACAGGCAGTTCCACTGGCACAGGCCAACGGCCGCATTCTGGCCAGCGATGTGACGGCACCCCGGGCCCATCCACCCAGCAACAATTCAGCGGTCGACGGCTATGCGTTCGCCGGCCCGGTAGACCAGGTGCCCTGCACTCTGGCCCTGGTGGATGGCCGCAGCGCGGCAGGCGAACCCTATCTGGGGCAGGTCCCCGCAGGCCATGCCATCCGCATTCTGACCGGCGCGGTGATTCCGGCTGGCACGGATACCGTCGTCCTGGAAGAGGACTGCGAGGTCAAAGACAATCAGCTGCATCTGAACGGCACCCTGAAAGCCGGCGCCAACGCCCGCAAAGCAGGTGAAGACATTCAGACACAGGATCTTATCCTGACCGCGGCAACTCGGCTGACGCCAACCCAGATTTCCGTGCTGGCCAGTGTCGGTATCGAATCAGTGAATGTGTACCAGCGTCTACGGGTTGGCGTTCTGTCCACCGGAGACGAGGTGAAGCCGGTGGGGGCCGCCGTTACCGACTGGCAGATTTACGATGCCAACCGCCCCATGCTCAGCGCCCTGGTAACCCAGCTTGGCTATGAGCTGGTGGATCTGGGGCACGTGCTGGACAACGCCGAAGACGTCAGAGGTGCGCTGGAACGGGGCGCCGAGCAGTGCGACCTGATTCTCACCAGCGGCGGCGTGTCCGCCGGCGACGAGGACCATGTATCGAAAACCCTGAAAGCCCATGGCGATATCAGCAACTGGCGTATCGCCATCAAACCGGGCCGCCCGCTGGCGCTGGCCATGTTCCACGGCACGCCTGTGGTGGGCCTGCCGGGCAATCCGGTGGCCGCCTGGGTCTGCGCACTTCGCTTTGCGGCGCCAGCCATGGCGTTGCTGGCGGGGGGCGAGTGGTTTGAACCCCAGGGTTATGTGATACCGGCGAATTTCTCGAAAAACAAGAAGCCCGGGCGCAGCGAAATGCTGCGAGCCAGGGTGCATAACGGTCAGGTTGAGGTCTTTGGGTCGGAAGGTTCGGGGCGCGTCACCGGCCTGGCCTGGTCCGAAGGGCTGGTGGAACTGGACGAGAGCGCTCAGCAGATAGAGCCAGGCACCCCCGTCCGCTTTATCCCCTACGGCAGTTTCGGACTATAA
- the mobB gene encoding molybdopterin-guanine dinucleotide biosynthesis protein B produces the protein MNVIGIVGWKNCGKTTLVSAVIRELSSRGLTVSSIKHAHHAVDVDQPGTDSYRHRDAGAREVILAGGQRIAIMQELRGDAEPTLDELLARLTPCDWVIVEGFKTHSHPKIEVHRQDCGRAPLFREDPSIIAVATDYAADYPGPKYGLDDVAGIADFIVSQTKP, from the coding sequence GTGAATGTTATTGGCATTGTAGGCTGGAAAAACTGCGGCAAGACTACCCTGGTCAGTGCCGTCATCCGCGAACTGTCGAGCCGCGGGTTAACCGTCAGCTCGATCAAACACGCCCATCACGCGGTAGACGTGGACCAGCCCGGAACTGATAGCTATCGGCACCGGGACGCCGGCGCAAGGGAAGTCATCCTGGCCGGCGGACAGCGCATTGCCATCATGCAGGAGCTGCGCGGCGACGCCGAACCAACACTGGATGAACTGTTGGCCCGGCTGACCCCCTGTGACTGGGTGATTGTCGAAGGGTTCAAAACCCATTCCCATCCCAAAATAGAGGTGCACCGCCAGGATTGCGGCCGCGCACCCCTGTTCCGGGAAGACCCCAGTATCATTGCGGTGGCCACTGACTACGCTGCCGACTACCCGGGCCCGAAATACGGGTTAGACGATGTCGCAGGGATTGCGGACTTTATTGTGAGTCAGACAAAGCCATGA
- a CDS encoding formate dehydrogenase accessory sulfurtransferase FdhD, with product MTIAPLLPTPADPRLSRTVEGVDEHGQAKSISVIEERPLTIYLNRQEIVTAMTIGDYPEYLALGFLLNQGMLSEADQITGIDFDEELEVVVVRTASATNVEDKLEKKTRTSGCAVGTVFGDMMAGLEGLSLPDTPVHTSTFYDLSYQINHTPSLYMETGAIHGTALCHGLDVLAYMEDVGRHNAVDKIAGWMHLNDIQAADKVLYTTGRLTSEMVIKTALMGIPTLISRSGFTAWGVDIAQQVGLTLIGRMRGKKFTCLSGQHRLVFDQDLSQVPDDDKKMRRKGAQRD from the coding sequence ATGACGATTGCACCGCTATTACCGACCCCCGCCGACCCCCGGTTGTCCCGCACCGTCGAGGGCGTTGACGAACATGGCCAGGCAAAATCCATCAGCGTGATCGAAGAACGCCCGCTGACCATCTACCTGAACCGTCAGGAGATCGTCACGGCCATGACCATCGGCGATTACCCGGAATACCTGGCGCTCGGCTTTTTGCTGAACCAGGGCATGCTGAGCGAGGCTGACCAGATCACCGGAATTGATTTCGACGAAGAACTGGAAGTGGTGGTGGTCCGTACCGCCAGCGCCACCAATGTCGAGGATAAACTGGAGAAGAAAACCCGCACGTCCGGCTGTGCCGTGGGCACCGTGTTCGGCGACATGATGGCCGGGCTTGAAGGGCTGTCCTTGCCGGACACACCGGTTCATACCAGCACCTTTTACGACCTGTCCTACCAGATCAACCACACGCCCAGCCTTTATATGGAAACCGGTGCCATTCATGGCACCGCCCTGTGCCACGGCCTGGACGTTCTGGCGTATATGGAAGACGTCGGGCGCCATAACGCGGTGGACAAGATCGCCGGGTGGATGCATCTGAACGATATCCAGGCGGCGGACAAGGTGCTTTACACCACCGGCCGCCTGACCTCGGAGATGGTTATCAAAACGGCGCTAATGGGCATACCCACACTGATCAGCCGGTCCGGCTTTACCGCATGGGGAGTGGACATCGCGCAGCAGGTGGGCCTGACATTGATCGGACGTATGCGAGGCAAGAAATTCACCTGCCTCAGTGGCCAGCACCGCCTGGTGTTCGACCAGGACCTGTCCCAGGTGCCGGACGACGACAAAAAAATGCGGCGTAAAGGAGCCCAACGTGACTGA
- a CDS encoding glutaredoxin family protein, with protein sequence MRIVIRYFFRGLRLILTPFMLISEKLSTPKSVERSPEDQERVDRACENLALYQFSACPFCIKVRKEIARLGLNIETRNAQHDDHHREALHNGGGQVKVPCLLIADANDSEKWVYESDAIKAWLQERFEPGSGTA encoded by the coding sequence ATGAGAATTGTCATTCGCTATTTTTTCCGCGGCCTCCGCCTGATCCTGACCCCGTTTATGCTGATCAGCGAGAAACTCAGCACGCCAAAGAGCGTTGAGCGCTCCCCCGAAGACCAGGAACGTGTGGATAGAGCGTGCGAAAACCTGGCGCTTTACCAGTTCAGTGCCTGCCCTTTCTGTATCAAGGTGCGTAAGGAAATAGCGCGCCTGGGACTGAACATCGAAACTCGCAACGCCCAGCACGATGATCATCACCGTGAAGCACTGCACAATGGCGGTGGGCAAGTCAAAGTACCCTGTTTATTGATTGCTGATGCCAATGACAGTGAGAAATGGGTGTATGAGTCTGATGCTATCAAGGCGTGGTTGCAGGAGCGGTTCGAGCCAGGCTCGGGAACTGCCTGA
- a CDS encoding YaeQ family protein yields the protein MALKATICKATLNIADMDRHYYADHHLTLAQHPSETDERMMVRLLAFAINASDTLEFTRGLSTDDEPELWQKSLSDEIELWIDLGLPDEDRIRKACNRAREVILYTYGDRAFPVWWDKHRGKLERFGNLQVIHLPGEPVEAFAKLADRSMGFQVTIQEGEVTFSNDNSLASITPEPQLTIS from the coding sequence ATGGCGCTCAAAGCAACCATCTGCAAGGCGACACTTAATATCGCCGACATGGACCGACACTATTACGCGGACCATCATCTGACCCTGGCCCAGCACCCGTCAGAAACCGACGAGCGGATGATGGTCCGCCTGCTGGCGTTTGCAATAAACGCCAGCGACACCCTGGAATTCACCCGGGGCCTGAGTACCGACGACGAGCCGGAATTGTGGCAGAAAAGCCTGAGCGACGAGATCGAACTCTGGATCGACCTGGGCCTGCCGGATGAAGACCGCATTCGCAAAGCCTGCAACCGCGCCCGGGAAGTCATCCTGTACACCTATGGCGACCGCGCCTTTCCGGTCTGGTGGGACAAACACCGGGGCAAACTGGAACGTTTCGGCAACCTCCAGGTTATTCATCTGCCTGGCGAGCCCGTCGAAGCATTTGCCAAGCTTGCCGACCGTTCCATGGGCTTTCAGGTGACCATTCAGGAAGGCGAGGTAACCTTCAGCAACGACAACAGCCTGGCATCGATCACCCCCGAGCCACAGCTGACAATATCCTGA